One window from the genome of Pseudanabaena yagii GIHE-NHR1 encodes:
- a CDS encoding molybdopterin molybdotransferase MoeA, with protein sequence MLPVSEVEKIILDLVKPFAPEGDSEILPLLEVNNRILAEDITSEWDFPHWDNSAMDGYALRYADIADVIDWQNLKLAIAPYEITAGKAITQLLKQGECVRIFTGGMLPKGADTVIMQEDTERIDNFLQLKVKPTQGEYVRHRGEFVKAGTTLVRAGTKLGATEIGALASARCQQVKVYRQPKIAIISTGNELVSLDRSQFLQDGQIIDSNLYALATLITQAGAIAIPFGIVSDDQAELEITIKKAIASADIIISSGGASVGDYDYVDAILEKMGANIHVCSVAIKPGKPLTVASLTRSLNVNESEDVILYFGVPGNPVSAMMSFWRFIRGAIAKLNGANSNYWHPQFIKAITTEDLHAQGRRETYLWGQLTYHKGNPIFQPIKNYSSGNLISAIGTNALAVMRVNQTYVPVGDEVMIMIV encoded by the coding sequence ATGCTGCCTGTCTCTGAAGTCGAAAAAATTATTTTGGATTTGGTAAAACCTTTTGCACCTGAAGGCGATAGTGAAATTTTGCCACTGTTGGAGGTTAACAACCGAATTTTAGCAGAAGACATTACAAGCGAATGGGACTTTCCCCATTGGGACAACTCAGCAATGGATGGCTATGCACTACGTTATGCCGATATTGCTGACGTAATCGACTGGCAGAATTTGAAATTAGCGATCGCCCCCTATGAAATCACCGCAGGTAAGGCGATCACTCAATTGTTAAAACAAGGTGAATGTGTCCGCATCTTTACGGGAGGAATGTTGCCGAAGGGAGCAGATACGGTCATCATGCAAGAAGATACTGAACGAATAGATAATTTTTTGCAACTTAAAGTCAAACCGACTCAAGGTGAATATGTAAGACATAGGGGTGAATTTGTCAAAGCTGGCACAACTCTGGTTAGAGCAGGCACGAAATTAGGTGCAACTGAGATAGGTGCTTTAGCCTCAGCAAGATGTCAGCAGGTGAAAGTTTATCGCCAGCCTAAAATCGCCATTATTTCTACAGGTAATGAGTTGGTGAGCCTTGATCGTTCTCAATTTCTTCAAGATGGACAGATTATTGATTCTAATCTCTATGCCCTAGCTACTCTAATTACCCAAGCAGGAGCGATCGCAATTCCCTTTGGTATAGTAAGTGATGATCAAGCAGAACTAGAAATTACGATCAAAAAGGCGATCGCCTCAGCAGATATCATAATTTCTTCGGGAGGTGCTTCCGTTGGTGATTATGATTATGTCGATGCAATTCTCGAAAAAATGGGAGCGAATATTCATGTATGTTCAGTAGCAATTAAACCAGGCAAACCTTTAACCGTTGCTTCCCTCACTCGCTCTCTCAATGTGAATGAAAGTGAGGATGTTATTCTCTATTTCGGAGTTCCCGGAAATCCTGTTTCTGCAATGATGAGTTTCTGGCGATTTATTCGTGGTGCGATCGCTAAATTAAATGGAGCGAACAGTAATTATTGGCATCCTCAATTTATCAAAGCCATTACTACTGAGGATTTGCACGCTCAGGGTAGACGCGAAACCTATCTCTGGGGGCAGCTCACCTATCATAAAGGGAACCCAATCTTTCAGCCTATCAAAAACTATAGCTCTGGCAATTTGATTAGTGCGATCGGGACAAATGCACTGGCAGTCATGCGTGTCAATCAAACCTATGTGCCTGTAGGTGACGAAGTGATGATAATGATAGTTTGA